Proteins encoded by one window of Lycium barbarum isolate Lr01 chromosome 11, ASM1917538v2, whole genome shotgun sequence:
- the LOC132619842 gene encoding uncharacterized protein LOC132619842 codes for MYHDLKKVYWWNNMKRNVANFVAKCANSAGESQVIDVCYHASIKMAPVEALYGRRCKGPISWFELSEADLLGADLVHRATKKVKLIQEHLKTAQSNQNSYSDVWRRDLEFHVDDWVFLNVSFMKCVMRFGKKGELSP; via the exons atgtatcatgaccttaaaaaGGTTTATTGGTGGAACAATATGAAGAGGAATGTAGCAAATTTTGTAGCAAAGTGTGCAAATTCAGCAGGTGAAAGCCAAGTAATAGATGTCTG ttatcacgcCAGTATCAAGATGGCACCGGTTGAAGCattgtatgggcgaaggtgtaaaGGACCTATTAGTTGGTTTGAACTTAGTGAAGCAGATTTGTTAGGAGCAGACTTGGTCCATCGGGCTACAAAGAAAGTTAAGTTGATTCAGGAGCAtttgaaaacagctcagagtAACCAAAATTCCTATTCAGACGTATGGcgtagagacttagagtttcatgttgatgattgggtgtttctgaatgTCTCATTTATGAaatgtgttatgagatttgggaagaagggggaGCTTAGTCCCTGA